The Neobacillus sp. PS3-34 genome has a window encoding:
- a CDS encoding GNAT family N-acetyltransferase, producing the protein MNVKIVSSQQELDDAFSVRKKVFIEEQNVPAEEEIDQYEDDCVHFVLYNGEQPSGACRFRVVDGYGKVERICVMKDQRKSGAGKAIMKAIEKHAQENGVQRLKLNAQTHAIPFYSGLGYDTVSEEFLDAGIPHKTMVKSI; encoded by the coding sequence GTGAACGTTAAAATCGTTTCCTCTCAACAAGAATTAGATGACGCATTCTCCGTTCGGAAAAAGGTATTTATTGAAGAGCAGAATGTACCAGCCGAGGAAGAGATTGATCAATACGAAGATGACTGTGTGCACTTTGTCCTTTACAATGGAGAGCAGCCTTCAGGTGCCTGCCGCTTCCGTGTGGTAGATGGCTACGGCAAAGTGGAGCGGATATGTGTAATGAAGGACCAGCGTAAAAGTGGCGCAGGAAAAGCCATTATGAAAGCGATTGAAAAACATGCCCAGGAAAACGGCGTCCAAAGGTTAAAACTGAATGCACAGACACACGCAATACCATTCTATAGCGGTCTTGGCTATGATACTGTATCCGAAGAATTTTTAGACGCGGGAATCCCGCATAAAACAATGGTGAAATCTATTTGA
- a CDS encoding helix-turn-helix transcriptional regulator has product MFGFGEKLRELRLQHKLTIENAAKIVGVAKSTYSGYESEFRQPSLEKLVQFANYYHVSVDYLLNVTPSREINVEDFLSNKELHWEGIRLYEEDLKQIKNFLDQIVEQSPKKHKGNKLG; this is encoded by the coding sequence ATGTTTGGTTTTGGTGAGAAATTAAGGGAACTAAGGCTACAACACAAGTTAACAATAGAAAATGCGGCAAAAATAGTAGGAGTGGCTAAATCCACTTATTCTGGATATGAATCTGAGTTTAGGCAGCCTTCTCTAGAAAAACTTGTCCAGTTTGCTAATTATTATCATGTATCGGTCGACTATCTTTTAAATGTAACTCCTTCAAGAGAAATTAACGTAGAAGATTTCCTTTCCAACAAAGAACTTCATTGGGAAGGTATTCGGTTATATGAAGAAGATTTAAAACAAATCAAGAACTTTTTGGATCAGATTGTTGAACAGTCTCCCAAAAAACATAAAGGGAACAAACTAGGGTAA
- a CDS encoding esterase family protein gives MQFPRGTINEITFESKALGEEIEVLVYLPANFSPLYKYSLLIAQDGRDYFQLGRIGRLADELLYEREIENAIIVGIPYKNVKDRRRKYHPDGEQHEAYIRFLAHELVPFLDKEYPTYHMGSTRALIGDSLAATVSLMTALQYPHTFGKVLLQSPYVDSKVLEAVKSFREPQLLDVYHVVGSHETEVQTTDGKTSNFLDPNRQLSELFNSREFTYYYEEFAGDHTWTYWQPDLKRALQKMF, from the coding sequence ATGCAATTTCCAAGAGGAACAATCAATGAAATTACTTTTGAAAGTAAAGCTCTCGGGGAAGAGATCGAAGTTCTTGTTTATCTTCCGGCTAACTTTTCGCCTTTATACAAATATTCCCTTCTTATAGCACAGGATGGCCGCGACTATTTCCAGCTCGGCCGGATAGGCAGGCTTGCAGATGAGCTCCTTTACGAGAGGGAAATTGAAAACGCTATTATTGTTGGTATTCCCTACAAAAATGTAAAGGACAGACGAAGAAAATATCACCCCGACGGTGAGCAGCATGAAGCATATATCCGTTTTTTGGCACATGAACTAGTACCTTTTCTAGATAAGGAATATCCTACCTATCACATGGGTTCAACACGTGCCCTCATCGGGGATTCTCTTGCAGCGACTGTTTCATTGATGACAGCTCTGCAATATCCGCACACATTTGGAAAAGTTCTACTTCAGTCTCCATACGTCGATTCAAAGGTCCTTGAAGCCGTTAAAAGCTTTCGTGAACCGCAGCTGCTGGATGTTTATCATGTCGTTGGCAGCCATGAGACAGAAGTCCAGACTACCGATGGAAAAACAAGCAATTTTCTTGACCCGAACAGGCAGCTTTCCGAACTCTTCAACAGCAGAGAGTTCACTTATTATTACGAAGAGTTTGCAGGTGACCATACATGGACATACTGGCAGCCAGATTTGAAACGAGCGCTCCAGAAAATGTTTTAA
- a CDS encoding YjcG family protein — protein MKYGVVIFPSKSLQDLANSYRKRYDPHYALITPHLTLKNSFEATDAEAKELADKLRHVAKNYNPFTLKATKISSFSPVNNVIYLKVEPTQELEGLHQDINQEIQQPDNSIEFAFVPHITIGQKLSDDEHSDVYGSLRMQSVQHEETVDRIHLLYQLDNGSWTVYETFRLGKDA, from the coding sequence ATGAAATATGGAGTAGTCATTTTCCCATCTAAATCCCTGCAAGACCTTGCAAATTCCTACCGTAAGCGCTACGACCCTCATTATGCCTTAATCACACCGCATTTGACGTTGAAAAATTCCTTTGAAGCAACCGATGCTGAAGCAAAGGAACTGGCTGACAAGCTTCGCCATGTGGCCAAAAATTACAATCCATTTACCTTAAAGGCGACTAAAATCAGTTCCTTCTCCCCTGTAAATAATGTAATTTATTTAAAGGTTGAGCCTACTCAAGAACTCGAAGGACTCCATCAGGACATAAACCAGGAAATACAGCAGCCAGATAACTCCATTGAATTTGCATTTGTTCCTCATATAACAATTGGGCAAAAGCTCTCGGATGATGAGCATTCTGATGTTTATGGATCACTAAGAATGCAGAGCGTTCAACACGAAGAAACAGTCGACCGTATCCATCTTCTTTACCAATTAGACAACGGATCCTGGACTGTATACGAAACATTCCGTCTTGGAAAGGATGCATAA